From the Chloroflexota bacterium genome, one window contains:
- a CDS encoding GntR family transcriptional regulator, which produces MHTPGRLFVWRETPMKDRASTASERVYIALREAILSWELQPGQPLFEDDLAEKYGVSRTPVREALRLLSREDLVRITPGRGAFVTDISVKTVVELYQIRQALEGLSAQLAAEQDHVGKEFEALLQRFEEAPKMIAEGRIQDYDLLNQELGRTIAKASGNELLQRQLEALWQQARRFRRLTFLRADRLIQTVEPNKAILMAIRAHDGKRASELTQDILQKSLSHHLLQFGLRGMDLTTQVKIPVGQKS; this is translated from the coding sequence ATGCATACTCCGGGCAGACTTTTTGTCTGGAGGGAGACACCGATGAAGGATCGCGCCAGCACTGCCTCTGAGCGAGTCTATATCGCCCTGCGGGAGGCTATCCTTTCATGGGAGCTTCAACCCGGACAGCCCCTTTTTGAAGACGATTTAGCGGAGAAGTACGGCGTCAGCCGCACACCGGTGCGCGAAGCACTGCGCCTGCTCAGTCGGGAGGACCTGGTCCGGATCACACCAGGACGCGGAGCTTTCGTCACCGATATTTCAGTGAAGACGGTGGTTGAGTTGTACCAGATCAGACAAGCCCTTGAGGGTCTCTCTGCCCAGCTTGCTGCCGAGCAGGATCACGTTGGCAAGGAATTTGAGGCGTTGCTCCAGCGTTTTGAAGAGGCGCCCAAGATGATTGCTGAAGGGCGCATCCAGGATTACGACCTTCTGAACCAAGAGTTAGGCAGAACGATAGCCAAGGCTTCCGGCAACGAACTGCTGCAGCGCCAGCTTGAAGCTCTATGGCAGCAAGCTCGGCGCTTCCGGCGCTTGACCTTCCTCCGGGCTGACCGTCTTATTCAAACCGTCGAGCCGAACAAGGCCATCCTTATGGCCATCCGTGCCCATGATGGGAAGCGCGCCTCGGAGCTGACGCAAGACATCCTGCAGAAGAGCCTCAGCCACCACTTGTTGCAGTTCGGCCTTCGGGGTATGGACCTGACCACTCAGGTCAAGATTCCCGTTGGGCAGAAATCGTAA